In Paracoccus aerodenitrificans, the following are encoded in one genomic region:
- a CDS encoding inorganic phosphate transporter, whose translation MAKHREYRILGKDLDRLSHVEGAGHSATRPLLRFGFCLGLVVLLLLLAAATGIHIPTPAPLITGFAVAVYLGMSVGANDVANSAGAAVSAKAMPLWLGLAAIAAAQLAGALLAGEEVTRTIASGIFDSSQFGPDAPSGRVMAAALIGAAIWITLANWARAPVSTTHSVIGAIAGAALTGLGIEAINLPVLASIAISWMIAPVISAMIAAAVLSFLRRRVKFAEDRLTAARFWLPALIGLTGTVFAGFLLALPGRPEPGIFSLLACAGFGILSAAASRWQLERQIAAGPEGSRLSLKKLLTGPLVATALLSGFAHGANDVANIAGPLSVIMQYSNSGSSPSLTVAIAGVSVAAGSLIFGRRLVRMVGTSITRLNPTRAFCAALAAAATVLSFSALGLPVSTTHCTVGGILGVGFYREWEDRRRRKSRDLLPAEELYRRKLVRRSHVWTTFAAWAVTVPGSGAAAALIYTFLTILS comes from the coding sequence ATGGCAAAACACCGCGAATATCGCATCCTCGGCAAAGATCTCGACCGGCTGAGCCATGTCGAGGGCGCGGGCCACAGCGCGACACGCCCGCTTCTCCGGTTCGGCTTTTGCCTCGGGCTTGTCGTGTTGCTTTTGCTGCTGGCCGCAGCGACGGGAATCCATATTCCGACACCCGCGCCTTTGATCACAGGCTTCGCCGTGGCGGTCTATCTCGGGATGTCGGTCGGAGCCAACGACGTGGCGAACTCCGCCGGTGCGGCGGTAAGTGCGAAGGCAATGCCGCTTTGGCTTGGACTGGCCGCCATCGCTGCAGCGCAGCTTGCCGGGGCGCTGCTTGCGGGCGAGGAGGTGACGCGCACGATTGCGTCGGGCATCTTCGATTCGTCGCAATTCGGCCCGGATGCGCCCTCCGGACGGGTCATGGCCGCCGCGCTGATCGGGGCCGCCATCTGGATCACTCTGGCCAATTGGGCGCGTGCACCGGTTTCCACCACGCATAGCGTGATCGGTGCAATCGCCGGGGCCGCCCTGACCGGCCTGGGAATCGAGGCGATCAATCTGCCGGTACTGGCGAGCATCGCGATAAGCTGGATGATCGCGCCGGTAATCTCGGCAATGATCGCGGCTGCCGTTCTGAGCTTTCTGCGGCGGCGCGTCAAATTCGCCGAGGACAGGCTGACAGCGGCGCGGTTCTGGCTTCCGGCACTGATCGGGCTGACCGGAACCGTGTTTGCCGGATTCCTCCTTGCCCTGCCGGGGCGACCAGAGCCCGGTATCTTTTCACTGCTTGCCTGCGCAGGATTCGGCATCCTGTCGGCAGCCGCATCAAGATGGCAGCTTGAGCGTCAGATCGCGGCAGGTCCGGAAGGAAGCAGGCTGTCGCTGAAAAAGCTGCTGACCGGGCCGCTTGTGGCGACGGCTCTGCTGTCAGGCTTCGCGCATGGTGCCAACGATGTTGCGAATATCGCCGGCCCGCTTTCTGTCATCATGCAATATTCAAACTCGGGATCGTCGCCCTCCCTGACCGTCGCCATCGCCGGGGTCAGCGTTGCGGCAGGGTCTCTGATCTTCGGCCGCAGGCTGGTCCGCATGGTCGGAACTTCGATCACACGGCTGAACCCGACGCGAGCCTTCTGCGCAGCCCTTGCCGCTGCGGCGACGGTGCTTTCATTTTCGGCGCTTGGCCTGCCGGTTTCGACGACGCACTGTACCGTCGGCGGCATCCTCGGCGTCGGGTTTTACCGGGAATGGGAGGATCGCCGCCGCCGCAAATCCCGCGACCTTCTGCCAGCGGAAGAGCTTTACCGCCGCAAGCTGGTCCGCCGCAGCCATGTCTGGACAACCTTTGCCGCTTGGGCCGTGACAGTACCCGGCTCCGGTGCCGCTGCCGCGTTAATTTATACGTTCTTAACAATTCTCAGCTAA
- a CDS encoding NUDIX hydrolase has product MSKAIRNTLSLLLGRRPPVLQVGAICRHVQTREILLITSRGTGRWIIPKGWPMSGLSVAGAAAQEAWEEAGVRGTVSPRSVGRYGYDKWQEQGFSIYIQVQVHLIEVERLEDDFPESEERTRQWFPVAKAAELVDEPGLKELLLKLER; this is encoded by the coding sequence ATGAGTAAGGCGATCCGCAACACGCTGAGCCTTCTGCTGGGACGCCGCCCGCCTGTACTGCAGGTCGGTGCGATTTGCAGGCATGTCCAGACGCGTGAAATTCTTCTGATCACAAGCCGCGGCACAGGTCGCTGGATCATTCCAAAGGGCTGGCCGATGTCAGGCCTCAGCGTCGCCGGGGCGGCAGCGCAGGAAGCATGGGAAGAGGCCGGAGTCCGGGGCACGGTCTCCCCGCGCTCTGTTGGCCGTTATGGCTATGATAAATGGCAGGAACAGGGGTTCAGCATCTATATTCAGGTTCAGGTTCACCTGATCGAGGTCGAGCGGCTTGAGGATGATTTTCCCGAATCCGAGGAACGCACACGGCAGTGGTTCCCCGTGGCGAAGGCAGCCGAACTCGTCGATGAACCGGGCCTGAAGGAGCTTTTGCTGAAGCTTGAACGTTAA
- the arfB gene encoding alternative ribosome rescue aminoacyl-tRNA hydrolase ArfB, translated as MLNETTKPNSPVLHVNENIVIEEWELTESFTRAQGPGGQNVNKVSTAVELRFEAERSPNLPDPVKRRLKRLSGRRWTQDGAVIILSQETRSQARNREIARERLAELIQRAAIAPKRRIPTRPTLASKRRRLNAKSQRGAVKSLRGRVEPGDE; from the coding sequence ATGCTTAACGAAACAACCAAGCCGAATAGTCCAGTGCTGCACGTTAACGAGAACATTGTCATTGAGGAGTGGGAGCTGACGGAAAGCTTCACACGGGCGCAGGGACCGGGAGGTCAGAACGTCAACAAGGTCTCTACCGCCGTTGAACTTCGCTTCGAGGCCGAAAGATCCCCGAACCTGCCCGATCCGGTCAAACGCCGGCTGAAACGGCTTTCAGGTCGCCGCTGGACGCAGGATGGAGCGGTTATCATCTTGTCGCAAGAAACCCGCAGCCAGGCCCGCAACCGCGAAATCGCACGCGAGCGTTTGGCCGAACTGATCCAGCGCGCTGCCATTGCACCGAAACGCAGGATCCCAACACGTCCGACTCTGGCCAGCAAGCGTCGCCGTCTGAACGCCAAATCACAAAGGGGCGCTGTCAAATCGCTTCGCGGCAGGGTCGAGCCGGGCGATGAGTAA
- a CDS encoding efflux RND transporter periplasmic adaptor subunit encodes MLFNHVCCGICGDYLKGAILVHRLFPVLTSTAYLTVIAAGIAQQAHAAEPLPVELVPVITSEIGVEVRLTGTLEAVDSVDLGFREGGRVTDMLVREGDHFRQGDVLARIDPLQFQQALNVAEASLAAAVATQEQAQQAADRAQAMLDRGVGTRAARDTARQMLSAAHTQTEQAETSLDQARRSLEDTELVAPFDGVVTMRSGEAGQVVGPAQAVLSLASMSGLEAVFLTPDMAHLKDAMGAAAALDMIDVEAPPMMARVTEISPLIDAQTGSVRLRARVEDAPDDVSLLGAMVRGRIVLSVGEAVEIPWTALTSGEGGPAVWVLDEAKRAELRHVEIERFDDGKVFLSGGVEPGEVVVAAGSQMLFPGREVVDVESGL; translated from the coding sequence GTGCTTTTCAACCATGTCTGCTGCGGGATATGTGGTGACTATTTAAAGGGGGCAATCTTGGTCCACCGTTTGTTTCCCGTTTTGACTTCGACCGCATATTTAACGGTCATCGCAGCAGGTATCGCACAGCAAGCGCATGCGGCAGAGCCTCTGCCGGTTGAACTCGTCCCTGTGATCACAAGCGAAATCGGCGTTGAAGTCCGGCTGACCGGTACGCTTGAGGCGGTGGACAGCGTTGATCTGGGCTTCCGCGAAGGCGGTCGCGTGACCGACATGCTGGTCCGCGAAGGCGATCATTTCCGCCAGGGCGATGTTCTGGCCCGCATCGACCCGCTGCAATTCCAGCAGGCGCTCAATGTGGCGGAGGCGTCGCTTGCCGCGGCCGTTGCGACGCAGGAACAGGCTCAGCAGGCCGCCGATCGGGCACAGGCCATGCTGGATCGCGGAGTCGGCACCCGCGCGGCGCGGGATACCGCACGGCAGATGCTCAGCGCGGCGCATACCCAGACCGAGCAGGCGGAAACCAGTCTCGATCAGGCCCGTCGGTCTCTGGAAGATACGGAACTGGTCGCGCCGTTTGACGGCGTTGTCACCATGCGTTCCGGCGAAGCGGGTCAGGTGGTCGGGCCTGCACAGGCGGTGCTGTCTCTGGCCTCGATGTCGGGCCTTGAGGCCGTGTTCCTGACCCCAGACATGGCGCATCTGAAGGATGCGATGGGCGCGGCGGCGGCTCTGGATATGATTGATGTCGAGGCACCGCCAATGATGGCGCGGGTTACAGAGATTTCGCCCCTCATTGATGCCCAGACAGGTTCCGTCCGGTTGCGGGCGCGGGTCGAGGACGCGCCGGATGATGTCTCGCTTCTCGGTGCGATGGTGCGAGGCCGGATCGTGCTGAGCGTCGGAGAGGCTGTGGAAATTCCGTGGACCGCGCTGACCTCGGGTGAGGGCGGCCCGGCTGTATGGGTTCTGGACGAGGCAAAGCGGGCAGAGCTTCGCCATGTCGAGATCGAGCGCTTCGATGACGGAAAAGTCTTCCTGTCGGGCGGTGTCGAACCCGGGGAAGTCGTCGTCGCCGCAGGTTCTCAGATGCTGTTCCCCGGGCGAGAGGTCGTTGACGTGGAGAGTGGCTTATGA
- a CDS encoding efflux RND transporter periplasmic adaptor subunit, which produces MMRHALLVLPFLYMPFPGSAFEFPWAEEAEATVQTSPRPVVSVILQDIPSQRRSFPGVVVAGTEVQLGFQTLGRLAARPVDVGDRVKMGDVLAELKPDDLRANVRAAQSAVEAAEVTLETARSEAERTRDLASRNVSSRAVLEQAERRLKAAEAGMAQARSELARAEDAAGFARLVAPFDGVVSAVFENAGAVVGAGTPVLTLSDVATREAIIDLPAPALSALPVGTAMSIWLESDPATRCPGRITRIEPVADAATRTRRVHVAMENAEDFRLNALIRAQYAGDAGTILTVPPSAIAGSEDDSYVWVVNRQGDRANVSRRNVVTGARMDDIVEIAEGIQPGEEIIIRGVHSLEDGQVVGRRVAP; this is translated from the coding sequence ATGATGCGTCACGCTCTGCTGGTCTTACCTTTCCTGTACATGCCGTTTCCGGGCAGTGCTTTTGAGTTTCCCTGGGCAGAAGAGGCCGAGGCTACCGTGCAGACATCGCCGCGCCCGGTCGTTTCGGTCATCCTTCAAGACATTCCGTCTCAGCGGCGCAGCTTTCCCGGTGTCGTCGTGGCCGGGACTGAGGTTCAGCTTGGTTTCCAGACGCTTGGCCGTCTTGCGGCGCGGCCGGTGGATGTCGGTGACCGCGTGAAAATGGGCGATGTTCTGGCGGAACTGAAACCTGACGATCTTCGCGCGAATGTCCGCGCCGCTCAGTCGGCGGTGGAAGCGGCAGAGGTTACGCTTGAAACCGCCCGCTCCGAGGCCGAACGGACGCGTGATCTGGCGTCTCGCAACGTCTCGTCTCGCGCCGTGCTTGAGCAGGCAGAAAGAAGGCTGAAAGCCGCCGAGGCGGGAATGGCTCAGGCCCGCTCGGAACTGGCCCGGGCCGAGGACGCAGCCGGTTTCGCAAGGCTTGTTGCGCCGTTTGATGGGGTGGTGTCGGCTGTCTTCGAGAATGCCGGTGCGGTTGTCGGGGCGGGAACGCCGGTGCTGACCCTCTCGGATGTCGCGACGCGTGAGGCGATTATCGACCTGCCGGCCCCGGCCCTGTCGGCGCTGCCGGTGGGAACCGCGATGTCGATCTGGCTGGAATCCGATCCCGCAACGCGCTGCCCGGGCCGGATTACCCGGATTGAGCCTGTGGCCGATGCTGCAACCCGCACCAGACGCGTGCATGTGGCAATGGAGAATGCAGAGGATTTCCGGCTGAACGCCCTGATCCGTGCGCAATATGCAGGTGACGCAGGGACAATCCTGACCGTGCCACCCTCTGCGATTGCCGGTTCGGAAGATGACAGCTATGTCTGGGTCGTGAACCGGCAGGGCGACCGGGCCAATGTGTCGCGGCGGAATGTCGTGACCGGGGCGCGGATGGACGACATTGTCGAGATTGCCGAGGGAATCCAGCCCGGAGAGGAAATCATTATTCGCGGTGTTCACTCTCTTGAGGACGGGCAGGTTGTTGGCAGGCGGGTCGCGCCCTGA